The following are encoded in a window of Fretibacter rubidus genomic DNA:
- a CDS encoding sugar transferase has translation MQRFFDILFSGLALLFLIVPLLIVMAVLRFSGEGEIFYIQQRVGKNGKMFGVYKFATMLKNSATIGTGTVTVKDDPRVLPFGKFLRKSKINELPQLFNILFGSMSIIGPRPQTQRCFDAFPDDMKETILKVTPGLSGIGSIVFRNEEDMMDTAKNPEAFYDDVIMPYKGELEKWFVQNNSLFVYFACIFLTVWVVLTGKGGAVYAAFSTLPKPPESLQDDIMGAH, from the coding sequence ATGCAGCGGTTTTTTGATATACTCTTCTCTGGTCTTGCGCTTTTATTTCTCATTGTCCCGTTATTAATTGTTATGGCTGTTTTGCGGTTCTCTGGCGAAGGTGAGATTTTTTACATTCAACAACGCGTCGGTAAAAACGGCAAAATGTTTGGCGTTTATAAATTCGCGACGATGTTAAAAAATAGCGCAACAATTGGTACTGGCACGGTTACAGTCAAAGACGACCCGCGTGTGCTGCCTTTTGGTAAATTCCTGCGCAAAAGTAAAATCAATGAGTTGCCGCAGCTCTTTAACATCTTATTTGGTAGCATGAGCATCATTGGCCCGCGGCCCCAAACGCAGCGCTGCTTTGACGCGTTTCCGGATGATATGAAAGAGACGATTTTAAAGGTGACGCCAGGCCTGTCTGGTATTGGCTCAATTGTCTTTCGTAACGAGGAAGACATGATGGACACCGCGAAAAATCCAGAGGCGTTCTACGATGATGTTATCATGCCTTACAAGGGTGAGCTGGAAAAATGGTTTGTGCAGAATAATTCGCTCTTTGTTTATTTTGCCTGTATTTTCCTCACCGTTTGGGTTGTCCTGACGGGTAAGGGCGGCGCCGTTTATGCAGCATTTTCAACATTACCCAAACCGCCTGAAAGTCTGCAAGACGATATTATGGGTGCACATTAA
- a CDS encoding UDP-N-acetylglucosamine 4,6-dehydratase: MNILNVIGRQDLLFKNDIAKNEAELSALVASSRFLVIGGAGTIGQAVTREIFKRNPRALHAVDISENNLVELVRDIRSTLGYIDGDFRTFALDCGSREFGALLAMEDGYDYVLNLSALKHVRSEKDPFTLMRMIEVNILNTISTLVQAKAGGAKKYFCVSTDKAANPVNMMGASKRIMEMFLMQESVNIPISTARFANVAFSDGSLLHGFNQRFAKQQPISAPNDVRRYFVVPQEAGELCLMSCLLGENRDIFFPKMSEALQLTKFSDIAVNYLNNLGYEPYHCGSEEEARDRAPELIAQKQWPVYFFSSDTTGEKSYEEFFTETETLDMDRFENLGIIKNKLEFDASQLDGFLKAIADIRAGDTWEKGPIVDLFNAMIPNFNHMETGRYLDGRM; this comes from the coding sequence GTGAATATTCTAAATGTTATTGGTCGTCAGGACCTGTTGTTTAAAAATGATATTGCCAAAAATGAGGCTGAACTTTCAGCGCTTGTCGCTAGTTCTCGCTTTCTTGTGATCGGCGGGGCGGGTACAATCGGCCAAGCGGTTACGCGCGAGATTTTTAAACGGAACCCGCGCGCACTACACGCCGTTGACATATCAGAAAACAACCTTGTCGAACTTGTCCGCGATATACGATCCACACTGGGGTATATTGATGGTGACTTTAGAACCTTTGCGCTCGATTGCGGATCCCGCGAATTTGGCGCGCTTCTCGCGATGGAAGACGGTTATGATTATGTTCTAAACTTGTCGGCGCTTAAACATGTGCGGTCGGAAAAAGATCCGTTCACTTTGATGCGCATGATAGAAGTCAATATTCTTAACACCATTAGTACATTGGTTCAGGCCAAAGCCGGCGGTGCAAAGAAGTACTTTTGTGTCTCGACCGATAAGGCCGCAAACCCCGTCAATATGATGGGTGCATCCAAACGCATCATGGAAATGTTCTTGATGCAAGAAAGCGTTAATATCCCAATCTCCACGGCGCGCTTTGCCAATGTGGCCTTTTCTGATGGTTCATTGCTGCACGGTTTTAATCAACGCTTTGCCAAGCAGCAGCCAATATCTGCGCCCAATGATGTGCGCCGTTATTTTGTCGTGCCGCAAGAGGCTGGCGAGCTCTGCCTGATGTCATGCTTGCTAGGTGAGAACCGCGATATTTTCTTCCCAAAAATGTCCGAAGCCCTGCAACTCACCAAGTTTTCAGACATTGCAGTCAATTACCTTAATAATTTAGGATATGAGCCCTATCACTGCGGCAGCGAAGAAGAGGCGCGAGACCGCGCGCCAGAATTGATTGCGCAGAAACAATGGCCCGTTTATTTCTTTAGCTCTGATACGACGGGTGAGAAAAGCTATGAAGAATTTTTCACAGAGACTGAAACTTTGGATATGGACCGGTTTGAAAATCTCGGCATCATCAAAAATAAACTCGAATTTGACGCGTCGCAACTCGACGGATTTTTGAAAGCCATCGCCGATATTCGCGCTGGTGATACATGGGAAAAGGGCCCTATCGTGGATTTATTCAATGCCATGATTCCGAACTTTAACCATATGGAAACTGGCCGTTATCTTGACGGGAGAATGTAA
- a CDS encoding LegC family aminotransferase, with protein MTQKTDDLIAFVRSLYGDEFIPLHRPVFNGRERDYLVRAVDSNFVSSVGVEVNRFEDMVADYTGAKYAISCVNGTAALHVSLILAGVEQGDEVLSQPLTFIATCNAISYTKAKPVFIDVDRDTMGMSPSSLQAWLTANTHQKDGHCVNKNTGAVVRACVPMHTFGLPLRIKEIADICKAHNIVLIEDAAESLGSWVGDTHTGNFGALATLSFNGNKVITTGGGGMILTNDEALAKRAKHMTTTSKIPHPYEFVHDEVGFNYRMPALNAALGCAQMEMLPQMQAIKATIAKQYQDYCAKNDWNYVHPLPGTKANYWLNALCLDDLATREAFLKQTNTAGVMTRPVWRLMNELEMFKDCEHDGVANAKWLEARIVNIPSSVPDAQIESLTL; from the coding sequence ATGACACAGAAGACCGACGATCTTATAGCCTTTGTTCGCTCTCTTTATGGTGATGAATTTATTCCTTTGCACCGTCCCGTCTTTAATGGGCGAGAGCGGGACTATCTCGTGCGCGCTGTTGATAGTAATTTTGTGTCCTCTGTGGGTGTCGAAGTTAACCGATTTGAAGATATGGTGGCGGACTATACTGGCGCGAAATATGCCATTTCCTGCGTGAACGGGACGGCCGCTTTGCATGTGTCGCTAATTTTAGCAGGCGTGGAGCAGGGCGATGAAGTCCTCTCGCAGCCACTAACCTTCATCGCAACGTGTAACGCGATTAGCTACACAAAGGCCAAACCGGTTTTTATCGATGTTGACCGCGATACAATGGGCATGAGCCCAAGCTCTCTACAAGCGTGGCTGACCGCCAATACGCACCAAAAAGACGGTCACTGCGTTAATAAAAACACAGGGGCCGTTGTTCGAGCTTGTGTGCCAATGCACACGTTTGGGCTCCCGCTTCGGATCAAAGAAATTGCTGATATTTGCAAAGCACATAATATTGTCTTGATAGAAGACGCTGCCGAGAGCCTCGGCAGTTGGGTCGGGGATACCCATACGGGAAATTTTGGCGCACTCGCCACGTTGAGCTTTAATGGCAATAAAGTGATCACGACTGGCGGCGGCGGCATGATTTTGACCAATGACGAAGCGCTAGCCAAGCGCGCCAAACACATGACGACAACGTCAAAAATTCCCCACCCTTATGAATTTGTCCATGACGAAGTTGGCTTTAATTACCGAATGCCGGCCCTTAACGCCGCGTTAGGCTGTGCGCAGATGGAAATGCTGCCGCAAATGCAAGCCATCAAAGCAACGATTGCAAAGCAGTACCAAGATTACTGTGCGAAAAACGATTGGAACTATGTTCACCCGCTGCCCGGGACAAAAGCTAATTACTGGCTGAACGCCCTATGTCTTGATGACCTGGCAACGCGTGAGGCGTTCCTTAAGCAGACCAATACGGCAGGCGTGATGACGCGTCCCGTCTGGCGGTTGATGAACGAGCTGGAGATGTTCAAAGATTGTGAACATGACGGCGTCGCGAATGCGAAATGGCTAGAAGCGCGAATTGTCAATATTCCGTCTAGTGTCCCCGATGCCCAAATAGAGAGCCTAACACTGTGA